The sequence GACGCTGATGGCGCACGCGGTCGACCGCGTGGTCACCTACCACGACCCCTGCTATCTCTCGCGCCACAACGGCGAGTACGAGGCACCGCGCACCCTCCTGCGCGCCATCCCGGGGCTGACGCTCGTGGAGATGCCGCGCAGCCGCGAGAACGGCTACTGCTGCGGCGGCGGCGGGGGCGGCATGTGGCTCGACAGCTTCTCTCGGGATCACACGACGATGCGCCTCTCCGACAAGCGCGTCATGGAGGCGGCGGAGACCGGGGCGGGGACGCTGTCGATCTGCTGTCCCTACGAGGTGTCGCGGTTCGAGGACGCCGTGAAGTCCACGGGCAACGACGGCCGGCTGGACGTCCAGGACATCGCCGAGCTGATCGACAGGTCTATCGGGATGCCTGACCGTGGATGACTTCGGGTCGCGGTTCGGCCTCTTCGCCCTGCGGGCTCTGTCCATCGGGCCTGACCGTGGATGACTTCGGGTTGCGGTTCGGCCTCTTCGCCCTGCGGGCTCTGTCCATCGGGCCTGACCGTGGATGACTTCGGGTTGCGGTTCGGCCTCTTCGCCCTGCGGGCTCATCGGGGCGCCGAGGTCAAGCCGCGTGCCGGGGTGACGGGCTGATGGGGAGCGTGCTGCGGGAGCAGTACCAGCTGCTCTTCGGGCGCGCGTGGTCGGTGTGGGCCGCCGCCCTCCTGATCGCGACGCTCAATGTCTTCCTCTTCGCCTATGACCGGCCCTGGACGGCTTCCGACGGCGCGCGCAACTGGGGGGACTGGGTCCTCGTCGGGCTCGGCGTGCTCGAGCGCCCGGACCTGATCCCGCCGTGGCTGTACTCCGGCTCCGTCCTCAACCTGGGGGTGCTGGCGGGCGCCCTGGCCGCGGCCCTGCTCTCGCGCGAGTTCGCGATCCGCGTGCCGCCGCCCGGGGAGCTGCTCAAGGGGGGGGCGGGCGGGCTCCTCATGGGGATGGGCGCCGTCCTGGCCTTCGGCTGCAACGTGGGCGGCTTCTTCAGCGCCATCAGCGCGCTCTCGCTCTCGGGACTCGCCATGATGCTCGGGCTGATCCTGGGCACCTACGCCGGGCTTCGCTACCTCCTCTGGGAGGTGGAGCGGCTGCCGGCGTTCACCCGCGGGAAGACCTACACCTTTGGCGGCTCCAGGGCCCACGGGCTCGGCACCCAGCCCTACCTCGGGGCCCTGCTTCTCCTCCTGCTCGTCCTCGCGCTTCCCTACGCGTACAGCCGCGCGGGCTATGTCCCGCAGGCCGGCTTCCTGCTCTTCGGGGTCAGCTTCGGCGTCGTCTTCCAGCGCTCCCGCTTCTGCCTCGTGCGCGCCTTCCGCGAGCCGTTCCTCACCGGGGAGGGGGATCACACGCGCGCCACCGCGCTGGCGCTCGGCGTGAGCACCATCGGCTTCACGGTCCTCAAGTTCACCGACCTCAAGGACGCGGGCGAGTGGGTCTTTCCCGGTTTCTGGCTCGGCGCGCTCCTGGGCGGCCTGGTCTTCGGCGTGGGCATGACGCTGGCCGGGGGGTGCGGGGCCGGCGCCATCTGGCGCGCGGGCGAGGGACACGTGAAGCTCTGGTGCGCCGTGGCCTGCTTCGCGGGGGGCGCCTCCGTCATGCGGCTGATCCTGGCCCAGCACGGGCTCCTGCAGAAGCTCGGCAGCGCCGTCTTCCTCCCGGCGCTGATCGGCTGGGACGGCGCGCTGGCCCTCGTCGCCGCCGTCATGGCCGGGTGGTATCTCTTCGCCACCTGGAACGAGCACACGCAGAAGTTCAGCCTGATGTAGCCGGAGACCCGCATGGACATCGTCGTGACGGTCAAGATGGTCCCCGACCTGGTGGAGGAGCTCGAGGTCAATGCCGAGGGCACCGACCTCGACCGCTCGGCGGTCCGGCTGCGCCTCAACGAGTTCGACGAGCACGCGCTGGAGCAGGCGCTCGTGCTGAAGGACAGGTACGGCGCCCGGGTGACGGTCGTCGCGCTCGACTCCGGCGACGTGGACGAGCCCCTGTTCACCTGTCTCGCCAAGGGCGCCGACCGGGCCGTGAAGGTGACGGGCGACTTCCAGGACGGGCTCTCGACCCACGGCGCCGCGGCGGTGCTGGCCCAGGTGCTGGGCGGCATCCCGCACGACCTCGTCCTGGCGGGGGTCCAGGCGCCCGACGACCGGGACGGGCAGCTCGGCGTGCTCCTGGCCGCGGCCCTCCGGCTGCCCCATGTCAGCGTCGTCACCGCGGTGGAGCCCGCGGGGGACAGGGCCGTGACGGTGCGGCAGGAGTACGCGGGCGGGGTCGTGGGCGAGCTGGAGGTGGATCTCCCGGCCGTTCTCGGCGTCCAGGCGGCGCCCCAGGCGCCGCGCTACGCGCCGGTGTCCAAGGTGCGGCAGCTGATGAAGACGGCCACGCTCGAGACCGTCGCGGCCCCGGCCGTGGAGGCCGGCGCCGGCTCCACCGTGACGCGCCTGGCCCGGCCCGAAGCGACGGGGCGCGCCGAGATCCTCGAGGGTGCGCCCGACGAAGTGGCCGACCGCCTCTACACGATCCTCGCCGACCGCGGTCTCCTCAAGCAGTGATGGGACTCAACGACAGGAGACGATCCGTGAGCAGCGATGTCGCGGTGATCATCGAGCACCTGGAAGGTGTCCTCGCCGAGGTGTCGTTCGAGATGCTCGCCAAGGGCCGGGAGCTGGCGGCGGCCGGCGGCGGCCAGCTCTGGGGCGTCCTCATCGGCCACGGCGTCACGCGGCTGGCCGGCGAGCTGGGGGCCGCCGACGGCGTGGCCGTGGTGGAGGACGAGAGGCTGGCCCATTACACCCCCGAGGCCTACGAGCGGGCCGCGGCCGCGGCGCTTCAGGCGCTCGGCCCCCGTGTGGCGCTGGTGGCCTCCTCCTCCATGGGGCTCGACCTGGCCGCGGGGCTGTCGGGGACGCTCGGCTGGCCGCTGTGCGGCTACTGCAAGGACGTCGCGCTCACGGGCGGCACGCTCAGTGCCGTGAGCCAGATCTACGGCGGCAAGCTCATGGCGACGGCGGAGGTGCCCGGGGAGCATGCCGTCTGCGCCATGCTCCCCGGGGCCGCGGCGGCCGCGGCCGGGCGCAGGCGCGGGACAGCGACGCTGCGGGAGATCCCGGCGCCGGCGCTCGACAGTCTGCGCATGCGCTTCAAGCGGCTCATCCAGCCGGAGGCCGGGGACGTGGACATCACCCGCGAGAGCATCCTCGTCAGCGTCGGCCGCGGCATCGGCTCCCAGGACAACCTCGCCGTGGTGGAGGAGCTGGCCCAGGCCCTCGGCGGCGCCGTTTCCTCGTCGCGTCCAATCGTGGATCAGGGGTGGCTGCCCAAGAGCCGTCAGGTCGGCAAGTCCGGGCTCTCGGTGAAGCCCAAGCTCTACCTGGCCGTGGGGATCAGCGGGGCGCCGGAGCACATCGAGGGCATGCGAGGCGCGGAGCTGATCGTCGCCATCAACACGGATCCGAGCGCGCCGATCTTCGACGTGGCGCATTACGGGATCGTCTCCGACCTGTTCGACGTCCTCCCGGCGCTTACTGAGAAGGTCAAGACCTCGGCGTGAGCGACCCGGCCCTTCCGGCACGGGAGGTCTTCCGGAACTTCTCGGGCGTCCTGATCGCCCTCTTCTATCTCGCCGCCGTCCTGAGCATGGCGGTTGCCGGCTGGGGGGTGTGGCTGCGCCTCCGGCGGTACCTCCGCGGCCGCCCCGTCTCGCGGTGGGACGCCCTCGGCCAGCGGTTCCTGGGCGCGGCTCTGGCGGTGGGCGCCCATACCACGCTCGCCAGGCGCCACGCCGCAGTGGGGCTCGCCCACGCGGGGATCTTCTGGGGCTTCGCCGCGCTCTTCGTGGGCACCCTCATCATCATGGTCGACTACGACATGGTGCGGCTCGTGAACCCCGCGTGGCGCTTCTGGAAGGGGTCCTTCTACCTCTGGTACTCGCTGCTGCTGGACATCCTCGGCGCGGCCTTCGTCGTGGGGCTCGCCGTCATGATGGCGCGCCGCTGGCTGGCCCGGCCTGCAGCGCTGGACTACGTCCGCCCCGACCGCGCGCCCGCCGCCTACAACCGGGCCGGGTACCTCGCCGACGACCGGCTCTTCCTCTGGCTGCTGTTCGGGATCGGCGTGACGGGGTACGCGGTGGAGGCGCTGCGCATCGCCGCCGACCGGCCGCCCTTCGAGCGCTGGTCCGTGGTGGGCTGGCAGCTCGCCAACGTCGTCGATGCCGCGGGCCTCGGGCCGGGCGCCAGCGCGCTCCATCCGTGGGGCTGGTGGTGCCACGGCGTCCTGGCGCTGGGCTTCATCGCTTATCTGCCGTACTCCAAGGCCGTGCACATGCTGGTAGACGGCGTGAACCTGCTCTTCCGCGACCCCCTGGCTGCCAAGCGGCTGCCCCCTGCGCCCGAGGCGAGCCCCGGCTACCAGAGCCTCACGGACTTCACCTGGAAGGAGTTGCTCGACCTCGACGCGTGCACCAGGTGCGGCCGCTGCCACGAGGCCTGCCCCGCCCGCGCGGCGGGAGCCCCGCTGAGCCCGCGCGACCTCATCCTCGAGCTGCGAGAGCACGCCGAGTCGACGCTTGGCGGCCGCTCCTGGTTCCGCGAGGTGCAGGCGCGCCCGGCCGACGGTGCCCTGGTGGGGGTGGTGATCCGCCCGGAGACCCTCTGGGCCTGCACCACCTGCCGGGCCTGCGTCGAGGCCTGTCCGGTCGGCATCGAGCATCTGCCGCTCATCGTCCAGCTGCGCCGCTCGCTGGTCGCCGAGGGCACCCTCGACGCCAATCTCCAGTCAGTGCTGGAGAAGATCCAGCGCTACGGCAACTCCTTCGGCCAGTCCGAGCGCAGCCGCCCGAGGTGGACGCAGGGGCTCGACTTCAAGCTCAAGGACGCGCGCAAGGAGCCGGTGGAGTGGCTCTGGTTCGTGGGCGACTACGCCTCGTACGATCCGGGGCTCCAGGGGCTCACGCGCGGGGTGGCGCGGGTCTTCCACCGGGCGGGGCTGGATGTGGGCATTCTCTACGAAGGAGAGCGCAACGCGGGCAACGACGTCCGCCGCGTGGGCGAGGAGGGGCTCTTCCAGCTCCTCGCCGAGAAGAACGCCGCCGTGCTCGCCAAGGCGCGGTTCCAGGCCATCGTCACGACCGACCCCCACTCCTACAACACGCTCAGGTTCGAGTACCCGGAGCTGGGGGCGGCGTACCCCGTCCGGCACTACACGGAAGTGCTGAGCGATCTCCTCCGCGCGGGGCTCCTGCCCCTGGCGCGCCAGCTCGAAGGGGTGGTCACCTACCACGATCCGTGCTATCTCTCCCGCTACGCGGAGGTGACCGACGCGCCGCGCCAGATCCTGGCGACGCTCGGGCTCACGCTGGTGGAGATGCCACGGAGCCGGGCCGCGAGCTTCTGCTGCGGGGCGGGGGGAGGACGCATCTGGATGAGCGACACGCGCAGGCCCGGGGTGCCGACGCCGGCC comes from Candidatus Rokuibacteriota bacterium and encodes:
- a CDS encoding YeeE/YedE family protein, whose translation is MGSVLREQYQLLFGRAWSVWAAALLIATLNVFLFAYDRPWTASDGARNWGDWVLVGLGVLERPDLIPPWLYSGSVLNLGVLAGALAAALLSREFAIRVPPPGELLKGGAGGLLMGMGAVLAFGCNVGGFFSAISALSLSGLAMMLGLILGTYAGLRYLLWEVERLPAFTRGKTYTFGGSRAHGLGTQPYLGALLLLLLVLALPYAYSRAGYVPQAGFLLFGVSFGVVFQRSRFCLVRAFREPFLTGEGDHTRATALALGVSTIGFTVLKFTDLKDAGEWVFPGFWLGALLGGLVFGVGMTLAGGCGAGAIWRAGEGHVKLWCAVACFAGGASVMRLILAQHGLLQKLGSAVFLPALIGWDGALALVAAVMAGWYLFATWNEHTQKFSLM
- a CDS encoding electron transfer flavoprotein subunit alpha/FixB family protein; its protein translation is MSSDVAVIIEHLEGVLAEVSFEMLAKGRELAAAGGGQLWGVLIGHGVTRLAGELGAADGVAVVEDERLAHYTPEAYERAAAAALQALGPRVALVASSSMGLDLAAGLSGTLGWPLCGYCKDVALTGGTLSAVSQIYGGKLMATAEVPGEHAVCAMLPGAAAAAAGRRRGTATLREIPAPALDSLRMRFKRLIQPEAGDVDITRESILVSVGRGIGSQDNLAVVEELAQALGGAVSSSRPIVDQGWLPKSRQVGKSGLSVKPKLYLAVGISGAPEHIEGMRGAELIVAINTDPSAPIFDVAHYGIVSDLFDVLPALTEKVKTSA
- a CDS encoding 4Fe-4S dicluster domain-containing protein, with the protein product MSDPALPAREVFRNFSGVLIALFYLAAVLSMAVAGWGVWLRLRRYLRGRPVSRWDALGQRFLGAALAVGAHTTLARRHAAVGLAHAGIFWGFAALFVGTLIIMVDYDMVRLVNPAWRFWKGSFYLWYSLLLDILGAAFVVGLAVMMARRWLARPAALDYVRPDRAPAAYNRAGYLADDRLFLWLLFGIGVTGYAVEALRIAADRPPFERWSVVGWQLANVVDAAGLGPGASALHPWGWWCHGVLALGFIAYLPYSKAVHMLVDGVNLLFRDPLAAKRLPPAPEASPGYQSLTDFTWKELLDLDACTRCGRCHEACPARAAGAPLSPRDLILELREHAESTLGGRSWFREVQARPADGALVGVVIRPETLWACTTCRACVEACPVGIEHLPLIVQLRRSLVAEGTLDANLQSVLEKIQRYGNSFGQSERSRPRWTQGLDFKLKDARKEPVEWLWFVGDYASYDPGLQGLTRGVARVFHRAGLDVGILYEGERNAGNDVRRVGEEGLFQLLAEKNAAVLAKARFQAIVTTDPHSYNTLRFEYPELGAAYPVRHYTEVLSDLLRAGLLPLARQLEGVVTYHDPCYLSRYAEVTDAPRQILATLGLTLVEMPRSRAASFCCGAGGGRIWMSDTRRPGVPTPAEQRIAEALEIPGVRYFVVACPKDVTMFRDAVKTGGFEGRIEVKEIVELLEEAHPAPAEA
- a CDS encoding electron transfer flavoprotein subunit beta/FixA family protein, with amino-acid sequence MDIVVTVKMVPDLVEELEVNAEGTDLDRSAVRLRLNEFDEHALEQALVLKDRYGARVTVVALDSGDVDEPLFTCLAKGADRAVKVTGDFQDGLSTHGAAAVLAQVLGGIPHDLVLAGVQAPDDRDGQLGVLLAAALRLPHVSVVTAVEPAGDRAVTVRQEYAGGVVGELEVDLPAVLGVQAAPQAPRYAPVSKVRQLMKTATLETVAAPAVEAGAGSTVTRLARPEATGRAEILEGAPDEVADRLYTILADRGLLKQ